One Dysidea avara chromosome 7, odDysAvar1.4, whole genome shotgun sequence genomic region harbors:
- the LOC136261434 gene encoding prostaglandin reductase 1-like yields the protein MRLFVNSSHVGNTMIGEQVAKIIESKNENFKVGDYVAGMFGWRTKTISNGDQVRKLDRSVYTDDKLSTGLGILGMPGATAYIAFLSICVPKAGETLVVTGAAGVVGSAVGQIAKIKGCRVVGFAGSDEKVQYLKSLGFDEAINYKTMTSLKETLEKTCPKGIDMFFDNVGGEFYDTIIPQMNTSGRVAIVGFISQYNLEKPRERTKTEPINIG from the exons ATGAG ACTTTTTGTGAATAGTAGCCATGTCGGAAATACCATGATTGGAGAGCAAGTTGCCAA AATTATTGAAAGTAAGAATGAAAACTTTAAGGTTGGAGACTATGTTGCTGGTATGTTTGGATGGAGGACAAAGACCATCTCTAATGGAGATCAAGTGAGGAAATTAGACCGCTCTGTGTACACTGATGACAAGTTGTCAACTGGTTTGGGAATTTTGGGAATGCCTGG AGCCACTGCATATATTGCTTTCCTGAGTATTTGTGTTCCAAAGGCAGGAGAGACAttggtagtcactggtgctgcTGGTGTTGTAGGATCTGCTGTTGGTCAGATAGCAAAGATCAAGGGATGTAGGGTAGTAG GATTTGCTGGATCAGATGAGAAGGTGCAATATCTTAAGAGCTTAGGATTTGATGAAGCTATCAACTACAAGACCATGACATCACTCAAGGAAACACTAGAGAAAACCTGTCCTAAGGGAATTGATATGTTCTTTGATAAT GTTGGTGGTGAGTTCTATGATACAATTATACCACAAATGAATACCTCAGGGAGAGTGGCAATTGTTGGCTTTATTTCTCAGTACAACTTGGAAAAACCCAGAGAAAG GACCAAGACTGAACCCATCAATATTGGCTAA